The sequence below is a genomic window from Ovis canadensis isolate MfBH-ARS-UI-01 breed Bighorn chromosome 1, ARS-UI_OviCan_v2, whole genome shotgun sequence.
TTCTTTTGAGTAGAAAGTCACTCATATGAAACTAGTACAACTCATTATCACAGTTGTGCAGTTATTCTACACTTGATCTCTGCTGCTGTATTTTAACATAGAAAGCCGTTTAGGGTTTATAAAGAATACTTGGGGATTATTTTCTGAAAGGTCTAAGGAAGCAGTAGTGTGCCGTGCAACAACGTAGGAGCTTTCTTTTGTAAAAGCGTAATCTCTTTGGTACTCAGGAGGTTTCTATAAAGCCATGTAGAAAGGGGCCAATTGCATGAGTAGTCATTGCAGTTGGATTTCAGCTTCCCTTTTTGTGCCTTCATCCTTTATGTTCTCTTTCAAAAAAGAGTGATTGAAAACCTCTTGATAAATTTAGGAAATAGTCCTTACTCTTTAAAGGAATTGTGCATAAAACAGCAACTTTTCCTCATTCTTCACACACCCGTAATATTTTTCCTCCTTGAGTTGGCAGCAGTACACGCCTGCAGGGATCTCAAGGAGTCTTCATGTGTGAAATGGTGTCAAGTTGGGAGTTTAAAGCATTCACCTTTAGCACTTACTTAGAAGATGCGTGTTTTAGTGCACATCCTGTTGGAttgcttccttttccctttttgaaAAAGACATTTGGATAGTAGTTTAATCTCAGGATATTCTCCCTAACAtagtcaaaaatgaagaaaaacttttAGATTAAAACCCATATAGTCCAATGACTCAGAACCATCCTTATTCTTTAGGCCCCAAATTTCCACTGAGAAATCAACTCTTTTCCTTTGCCTCTTAAGAACTGTTTGGTATTAACTGGTTCCAAAATTAGTAAATGTGAGATTCAGTTATATAAAATCAGGGACTGTATTTCCATTTATGAAACATGCATTTGGCCATTTAAACTCCCTTTCACGAAACTGTAAGCCTATGGACCTTCTTAGAGGACTTTCTGGTAAGATCATTGCATAGAACAGGGCAAatgtttaaaattgaattttgtcTTTGAGTATTAAAAACTCATGGGAACTGTGTCTTTAGGTGCTATAAATCTGGCAATAAGACATCCAGATTCCTGAGTTGTACTGTAGTTTTGCCTTATCAATAGGAGGCCCTGGTAAATATTatcattctattttaattttcttctgactaaaagcttaaagagatgggaataccagaccaccttacctatctcctgagaaacctaaatgcaggtcaagaagcaaaagaaccagaaatggaataacagactggttccaaattgggaaaggagtatattgtcTGCATATCATCAACCTGCTTATTACtaataacttctatgcagagtatatcatgcgaaatgccaggctggatgagttccaagttggaatcaagattgccaggagaaatattagcaacctcagatatgcagatgacaccatggcagaaaatgaagaggaactgaagagcctcttgataagggtgaaagtggagtggaagttgctcagttgtgtccgactctgtgatgccacagactgtgcagtccatggaaatctctaggccagagtactggagtgggtagcctttcccttctccagacgatcttcccagcccagggattgaacccaggtctcccacattgcaggcaaattcttcaacagctgagccacaagggtaaaagaggacagtgaaaaagttgacttaaaactcaacattcagaaaactaagatcatggcatctggccccatcacttcatggcgcatagatggggggaaaatggaaacagtgacagacttctttttcttgggctccaaatcactgcggatattgactgcagccatgaaattaaaagacactcactttttggaggaaaagctatgacaaacctagacagtgtattaaaaagcagagacatcactttgccaacaaaagtccatagagtcaaagctatggtttttccagtaatcatgtatagatgtgaaagttggaacataaaaaaggctgattgccgaagaattgatgcttttgaattgtgttgctggagacttgagagtcttttggacagcaaggagatcacaccaatcaatcctaaaggaaatcaactctgaatattcattggaaggacttatgctgaagctccaatactttggccacatgatgtgaagagccagctcattggaaaagaccctgatgctggggaagattgtgggcaggaggaggagggggcgacagaggatgagatggttggatggcatcaccaactcaatggcatgagtttgagcaaactgcaggaggtggtgaaggacagggaagcctagcatgctgtagtctatggggtcacaaagagtcagacacaacttagcgactgaaaaacaaaactaagagcAAAACTTTCCGTCCTTTGGATTAGCAGCTGAAGGTGGATTTCCCTGGAAGTGTTTCCAACTCAAGCATTATCTCTCAGACTCCttcttttcattactctaggcAGTTAGAGGCTATCGTAATATTTTTCTCAAGCTGTATTATATGACATCACCATCACACTGTACTGTAGTTATTTGACTGTTTCTCTtgtgagctttttttttcccccatgagcTTCTTGATGGGTAGGAATCATGTTTTACTTACCCATTTCTCCATTATCCAGCACAGTGCCTCACACAGAAGAATGCACAGAACAAtgttggaaggatggatggatagatgggcaCAGTAGGCTTAACTAAATCCTGTTTACAGACTGCCCAGCCATTGGCTTCAAGAGGGACTGGACAAGACTGTAGGAATTGGGTCAATGCAAATTCTCATCTGTCCTTTGAAGAGTTAATAAGACCATTTGTATTTAAGTACAGCAGATGTTATTCAGATTTTACATGTATTTGTTTACCTCAGTGTAGATGATATGAAGATGGGTGTAATGACATAAATGTATGGttttgaaagtaattttttaTCTCCATAACTTTTgaaagttgttgttttttgttaatACTAGCTGAATTCCAAACTTACCCTTTCCTTCTCAGAGATAAAAGCCACACTTTTCTTCAAGAAAAGAGAATAACTGAGTTTATTTGGGTAAAGTGAGATACTTGGATAACACAAGGAATGATTTTCCTTTATTTGGGGAGTATCATCTGTGTGATGTCAGTGTTCCACCTTATTCTGCTGTTACATCAGGTTTTCTTGgtagaagaaaatagaaacaacctGTAGCTAAAAGAACTTTTTAGATGGATATGAGGGCACCTTGGAGTATTTGGAAAGGTAGAAAGCGGAGCAGCTCTAGGTATCTCAGCAAGAATTTGCATAGTCTCTAGAGTGCTGCCGTGCGCAGATCCAGAGACTACAGGCTCTGTCTCTCAGTCCagaattcctaaaaaaaaaaaaatgtcagtagGCTTCTTTGGGTCAGTTCTGAAGAGGATAATTCCCTACTCTGCACCTGCTGACTGTGAACGAGAGCACACACAGATATGTAAAAACCCATCTTGTGCCACCAAAGATGCCTTCACTTAACTCAATCCCACTGCATCCCAAGGGAGGGTGTGCGTGAAGTGGAAGGGTACAATTACAAATcacttatttaataatttatcaaatacttgagcatttactgtgtgcAAACAGTGGGAGATAAAATGTTTACACCAGGCTCCCTAGCATGAAGCAGCTCTCTAGTTGAGATGACCTAGTAGAAACAGTGTGAGAGGCTGCATAGGCAGAAGGTGATAAAGGGGATGCAAGGCCTTAATCACAAGGCCAGTTATTCATAAAGACAATGTGGATTTGAAGTTTAAAGGTAGAAGACATTTCTGTCTGATGCAGATTGGAAACTTCATGGAGGTAAAAATTAAGTTACACTTTGAAGGTTAAATGGTCCCTGGAGTTGTGAGAGTTTACTCTCTTTCCCTGTGGTAACAGTTCATATCATACACAATGTAATTTATGTAGCAAGGGCAGTACCTAGAGAACCTAGGAGGGAAAGGGAACCTGACACCTGGGGGACAATTTATGATGGGGCAAGAGGCTATTGAGTTCTGTAAGCAGAAATCAGCAAGAGGTCTGGGGGTAGAATAGTGGTGGTTCCAGGCAGTGTGGTCACTGCACTGAAATTTTTCTGATGCCTTTACTCTGGTGGCAAAGGTATGTCCTGGGGAGGAGCAAGCTAAATGTGAAACAGAGTGGTCCAAGTGAATTGAATAACACGTTTTGGCTTAATGTTGCTCTGAGGCCCTTCGTAAAAACAGACCACAAAAAAGGGAGAGTATTTCCATAGTGGtaaagagaagggggcaaaagaggatgagatggttggatggcatcaccgactctttggacatgagtttgagcaaactcagggagagagtgaagaacttggaagcctggcgtgctacagtccgtggggtcacagagtcagagacgacttagcaactgaacaacaggaaagGAAGGTAAACCCCAACGGCTTGGAGCAGCAGGAGAGTAGGAGAGTGACAAGTAGTCTGAGGAGCTGAGGTGGAATACCAAGTGTGAGCAGGCCTAGGATCTGGAGACTTCTTGAGTGATCAGATGACAAAGGGAACCTTAAGAAAGAGGCTTAGTTACCCAAGTGAGAAGGCAGCTATGGCTTtagcaaaatttgcctgttaatctcATTTGTATCCATAAGGTAGTGAGGGAGCATTTAAGTTGTATATAAATGATTTCAGTAATACCTGCCCACACTCCCACCTTCCAATTCAAAGTCCTCCTCATCCCAGAATGATTGTGGAGTCATCTTAAGCATTTAGATTTTCCACATGTAGACTAGACACTGCACAGTCATTTCCTTGAGCTTTCGCCTTGGGACTTTATATAGTGTCCACCTCTGCCTGTATGGGTTAGGCAGCAATCTGCAGCCAGAGCCAGGAGTCAAGGGATCTAAAGTCTTGATTCAAAGACTTATTTGAATGTAGGTACTGGAGATACAGAAATGCACATACATGATCCCCGACCTCAAAGTTAGTCTACTGAGACACACAGTAAATAGGAAATCATGATGCAATGTAGTAAATGCTACGATGGGAACTGAATCTAATCCCGACTCCCAGACACCAGAGATCTTCCTGGCGCCGCGGACTAACTCAGCTAGTCACTGTTATCAGTCAGTTCCCAGCGCCCTATCTATAGAATTCCAGCTGTCAAATTCCAGAAATCTATTTACCTTATCTCACTAAAGAGTGTAACAGCTTAGACTTAAACCTAGAAAGGAATAAGGATGAGATTGGCAAGGAGAATACGTATGTTTGGTTGCTGGCAGAgcttaaatgaaataaaccagtttGAGAATATTGTAAATGcgtaatttttaataaaactataAAGTATATGTTAATGAAAGCTGTAGTGGCGGGATATTATTGCTATTATAACTATTAAGTCAACACCTGGTAGAAATTCCAGAAAGTgccctgccttttgagaaacagtAGGCATATAAACTAAGGGGAGTAAAACCTATCTTGTGGAGCCCAGAgtggatttcttttaaaagtgttCTGGAGATCTCCAGGCACCCGGCACCATACTCCTCTTCGATGCCTCGGTCTTTTCAGAGAAAACCAGAATGAACCCCGTCCAGTAGTCTGTGACAGAGTAGGTTAGGATGCATTTGCCCAAACTGCCTTCCCCTTTCCGTACTCCACTGTAATGAACACCGCACTTTTTCTTCTTCACGGCATTTCTGCTGTTataaatggcttccctgatagatcagttggttaagaatccgcctgcaagacaggagaccttggttcgagccctgggtcgggaagatcccctgggaaagggaaaggctacccactccagtattctggcctggaaaactccatgaactctatagtccatcgggtcgcaaagagtcggatacgactgagccactttcacttcagcGTAAGACCACATCTTCCCGCCTGGAATCTACCTACCACCCTGCTTTCCAGTCGCAGAAGAGTCAGGAGGACGGCACCAGAAGTCAGACTGCGCCGAGCGCGGCTCCTTGTCACTACCTCACTTCCGGCGGGCTGGCCTGGCACTGTCCCGCCCCCAGCAGGAAGTGTGTTCGGCTCCGGTTCCGGCTTTGCCCGGTCCCGCAGCCTTTGCCCTCATTGGGGAGGGACTTCCTGTCTCGTGTGTCATTGTGCCTCCAAAGTTAGGCTTGGCACCGAGGGCCTGTGTGTCAAGCGGTGTGTCGGCGGGTATGGCCGCAAATTAACACGGGTCTAGTGTAAAGATACTCTCCCATTCCTTCTTGCAGTTACCCTCGCTCATCCCCCACCGCACCTCCGAAAGGCCTTGGCCTCCTAAGCGCCCAAGCGAGTGTCTGTCGACAGGTTCGGAGAGGGTCATGGAAGCGCGGCCGCCGGCCCCATGGAGCTTCCTCTGCAGGACGCTGAGTCCTTTCCCTCGGGTGTTTGCTGCCGAAGCTGTGGCCGCCGATCCCAAGGCTCTTGTAGAGGACCAGGAACTGTCTTCCTTCGTCTCAGAACCCCAATACCCGGAATCCGGATGGGACCGCCTCCGGGAGCTGTTTGTCAAAGAGTAAAAGTGCCTACGGTCTGTGGGGAGGGGCTACGAAGGAGGTGACCTGCAGCCTGGGTCGTCTGGGGCGAAGGACCCCAGGGTGGTGTGATTTGTTTTTGCGGGATTTGGAGTTTAATATAATGTACTCCAAGCATGTATCCTAACATTGCTATTCGGTAGTTCTATTGATTGACAGGCGGTTTTCAGATGGAGAGGGTGAGACTAACTGGAAATAGGGACTTTTAGGAGTGTTTAGGGAGTCTAACATAGTCTTTAATATAATCCCCTGACTTTACAAATTAGAAGAATTAGAGTAAGCTATTTAGTGACCCCACAACCAACATCTGgaggactccagtattctttttcgTGTATCACTTGATCCCAGATTCTGATGCTTCTTGAACAGTAGCCCTGCTCCCCACCACAAAAATGGAGGTTGGAGAGAGAACACAGTTGTTAAAATTTTTACTCTGCCAAATAAGGAATGTATAAAAAAAATAGTAGCAACTGTTGTTGCAAAGATATTAGCTGGATTCACAAGTAAATTGGTGtcgaataaatgataaataacccTTTAAATTGAATTAACTTTAATGGAAAACTCAGGATAATTAAACCATTTTTATTCCTCACTTACTGGTGAAAAGTTTTCCCTTTTTATGAAGTACTTTACCATAtactgatagacagggaggcctggcatgctgcaattcatggggtggcaaagagttggacacgactgagcgactgaactgaacttaccatATACTACACTGTAGTATCAACTGGTTAAATTAACATTGAAGCTTTATTATGTTGCTGAAATATAGCAGGGGAGCCAGTGGAATTGTATTTAATTACTTTCTTTAGAATTCATCatcttattttaaagataataagGCCGCCCTTCCATTGGTCATTCCAAATTTATTTGAGATACTTGTGAACGATCCTATGTAGTACACAacagaaaaggtttatttttgttgatttatttatttttaattgaaaatagttgctttacaatattgtgttagtttctgccatacagcaacatgaatcagccataggttcccttcctcttgaacctcccctcccaacctcccaccccatccccgtGCAtgtaagttgtcacagagcaccaggttgagctccctgtgttacacagcagcttcccattagctatctgttcactttacatatggtaatgtgtatattTCAATGGTACTATCTCAATTCTTCCCACCCTCACCTGCCCCTGCTGTgtctataagtctgttctctatgtctgaatctctattcctgccctacagttaggttcatcggtaccatttttctagattccatgtatatgcattaatatatgatacttgttttcctgacttaacttcactctaacaggctctaagttcatccacctcactagaactgactcagattcatTTGAAAAAGGTTATTTTGATCAGCCTTATAAACCACAGAATGTTGGAGCCGAAGGAAATTTGAAAGATAATTTAATATAACTTTCATTGTCCCCTGCATGTCATGggtgaggaaaccaaggttcagaaTGATTGTGGTCTACCTGTAGGTTACTTAGCGGTGGATGACAGAACCAGAACTACAACTCCATTGTTGCTACTTATAGTCTAGCTCCTTTCCACCACTCTTCCCTGTTTGTTTACCATTCATTAGTTCTTAGGCCCAATCATGTAACTTCATAGAGTGTCTGTTGATAATATGgagaaaaaatattgctatgtcatggaatttttcagaggaTGAAAAAGATATCGTATGCATTTCCTGGCATGTTAAATCTTAagctcttttttcattttctcttttctgagttCTCCCACTTTTTATGTaaatgtttttggttttattCACTATACAAGATGAAATATAAAGTCCAGATGATAGCAGTTTTTCCTGTTGATATAAGGATTTGTTTCTTAAGAAATTTGTTTAGGTTTCTCACTTGTATATGCGGCAACTATAAGAACTCACTGATTCTGATTTCAAAAATGTGGTTGTTAGAATTAGATAAGCACTTGTACAGTCTCAGAAGAAAGCAAGTTAGTAGtttgtaaaaaattaatattcagtGGTTTACTTATGTAGGAGGGCCATTACTTCTAGTAACTAAACACTTACAAACTTAGCTGTTTGTTAGAGCAATTTCCAGAGGACATCTTGGAAGCCGCAACATAGCTTCTAGTTTCTAATGCTTTTGAGAGTAATAGAGTGAATGAAATAGTagcttttcccatttattttaggTTGGTCTGTGCTGCCCACTGCATCATGAGCTTTCTCACTCAGTGGTCTTTAATAGATAGTACAGGCCCATCTGAGCatgacataaaaattaaatattcagaaagataaaattttggtattttttttacatataggTATTCATTCTTGCATATATTGTCCTAAAATCCCATAAGTTTTTATAATTTCCAAAAGTTACCTAAAAATTCAAAAAGGTAATTGTTAATTTCGGCATCCAGTTTACAAATTCTTTCTGTTTCCAGGGATATAGTAGAGCTGTAAGAGTCATCAAATGAAATAaccctttaaaaaaactttttattgcagtataaataaaatatgcaccTAGAAAAATGTACATAAGTATACCTGTCAGTGACTTTTCACTAAGCATAGGTCTGTATCCAGCCCTGAGAGACTGTTAACAGTGTCCCAGAAGCTCCCCCTTGTGCCCCTTCTCTGTCCTTGCCCCTGCCTTCCCAAGAATACCTACTAATCTAACTTCTGAAAGCATAGGTTAGTTTTAACTGAGATTTGAGCCACttgtaatataattatttaattcatCAGAAGATTTAATTGGTTCTGTCCATCATGAAAAACTTAAGTCCTATTTAGCATTTGGGATAATTCTGATCATACTGTCTTTTGGAGAGCAGTATCCATAAACTAATCCCAAACAACATTGTCTTTTTGATGTTTTAGTGAACAGCAGAGAACTTCAAAAGAACTTCAGGATATTTACAAGGCAGCAGCTTCAGCAGGCATCATTGGCTGGGCATATGGGGGAATACCAGCATTTATTCATGCTAAACAGCGCTACATTGAGCAGAGCCAAGCAGAAGTTTACCACAACCAGCTTGATGCTGTGGTACGTACTGGTGTTCTAATAGTATTTGGGGGCATGCCAattgggagcctggtgggctgccgtctatggggtcgcacagagttggacacaactgaagcaacttagcagcagcagcagcagttttagcTGCTCACTTTATACTTAATCATCTAGCTAGGTAGTAGGGTTGAGAAGATTTAGGAAACAAAGTCTACTCAGCAATAGTGGAAGTGCTAATGCTATAGTGCGTGCTCAAACTTTGTCAGACCACTTTTCTTACTAGAATTGATCACCACCGTGGCTCTactttctgaaatatatttctaatcTCCTGCTAAATCATCAAGGTTCAGCTGTAGTGTATTTATCCTATTCACAAAGCCTATGTGCAGTACAGTAGCTCACACTAAAATAATCATTAACAATTAGAGCTTTACAGTTTGTTGAGTGCTGACTCATTTGTTGTATCTTACATCTGTATATCAGTTCTGTTGTCCTAGTGAGGAAGTTATGGctcagaattttttgttttttaaaatctatgttgttgtttttttttaattgtgtcaaGTTTTAAAAGTTGCAAAAGTAGTGCCAGTGTCCTGTAATGTCCAAGAGGGGTTGGTTCCAGGACTCctgtggataccaaaatccacaaaTGCTCgagtcttttattttaaaaaaaaccatagTATCATACGTCCTTCATATCCATGGTTCCACTTCCTCAGGTTCCAACTCTGGGGATACTGAGGGCTGACTGTACAAAGAATTCCTGTGCACCTTTCAGTCAGATTCCCCAAACATTAACATTTTACCACATTTGCTTTCTTATTCTCCCTGCATGAGGCATGCTGTTGTTTTATTGTGAACTGCTTGGGAGTATGTTTTAGGCATGGTGAGTGCTTCAGCATACATTtcctaaaaaacaaagacattttcttACATAACCACAATATTATTATGCAGTTCAGGACATTAATACTGATAGAGTACTATTATCTTATCAATGGACTTTATGTAAATTTTGCTTATTGTCCCACTAacgttatttttaaagtaaacgagttattaattttttttttctggtccagGATCTAGTACCGGATCAGATGTTGAATTTGCCTGTTGTGCCTCTCTAGTCAGTCTCCATTAATTTGGAACAGTTTTTCTATTGTTCTTTGACTTTCGTGacctcaatattttttaatacttgggccttttattttgtattgtagaATGTCCCACAATTTGGACATTTGATGTTTTCTTGTGATTAAATTTCACTTAAGTGTTTTCACAGGAATACCCTACAGTTAATACTATATCCTTCCCAGTAAGTAATGATAAGAAGCATGAGATACCTATTTGTCCCTCAACTGGGGTTACTTACTTTAATCACTTAAGATGGTCCCTGCCATGTTTATCCACTATAAAATTATTGAGTTTTTCCCTTTGTGGTTAATAAATATCTTAGAAATACTTATTAGATACTTTGAGACTATGCAAATATCCTATTTGTCATCAATTTTTCACCCTCTGGTTTCAGTATTCAGTGCTGATTCTTTCCTAAAATAGTTATTACTGTGGTGGTAACCAAATGGCCATTTTCTAATTCCATCATCCATGTATATTTATTGGTTAGTATTCTGCTGTAAGGAAGAGCTTTCACTTTCCCTCTATTTATCTGTCCATTTATCCATTTATAATTTATTCAGCGGGGACTTGTTGACTCTTATGTTATTCTATGGTTTTATAATCCATTATTACCATCGTTTATTTTGATACTTGGCATCGATTTAGACTGTTGGAATCCCTTCAGGCTAGCTCCTGTGTCCTTTTGATGATGTCCCCGTTAGTCTTTGAGCACATCTTTACTTTGGAGCACAGCATGGTTTTTCTGGTTCATCTTTTCAAGCACCAgccttgtttcttttaaaatggtatttaaaTGACTCAGGGAACTTGGGGCTCTGTGCCAATCTAGaagagtgggatggggaaggaggtttgggagggaggggacatgggtgtacctatggctgatcttgttgatgtatgacagaaaaccacaaaattctataaagcaattatccttcaattaaaaaaaaataaagtggcaaaaagaAAACGGTATTTAAAAACCAAGATCTGGGGCTAGGCATGCTCATTGCTACTGAGGTATGATGGTGTCTAGGCAGATAGAGCTAggaaatgtgtatgtatgtgtgtgatttatatacattttcataCATATATCTCTGTTTCTATATTTGTCTGCCTATTCAGTAAAAGCCATGAGTTTGCACTGATACCTTTCAAAGAGTATACCTGCCCAGTATCGTATAGTAGCTAAGACTACACTTAGGGATTCTGtcagattctttaaaaatctaGGCTTTACCCTCACAATATTATGCCAGACTTGCTTCATGATGGTTAATGAAAATGAGCGGTGGACACAGACAACGTAACTTCCAATTCTGACTTTATTCTTTATTGGCTGAGTGATCTTGGTTAGAAACTTCCTCTTTATGCCTTTTAACACCTGCTTGAAGAAaatgttgtaaagattaaatgaggtaatatgtTAGCAACTTTTACGTAGAAGGTGGTCAGTAAAGAtcaggttttttttcttcctttcttcctctcgtGCACATCTGTATTACTTTAATCCTTACTGTTTATAGTTTACTCAGTgttccttctttattttctgttttttcttttccccacaaTTTCTTGAAAAAAAGCATGTCTAATACTGATTTTATGTCTGCTCATAGTATTTGCCATATGGATTCTTAGTTGCTATTTAACTGATGAATTACTTGGTTGACACTGCATTTCTTAGTTCCTTTTACACCCTGTGATAGAATAGAGTGCACATGGTGCATTTGCTTAAGTTTCAGTAATTGAAGAATGACATTTCTAGAGATTTTCTATTGTTTGTATCTATTTAGGTGTCCCTACCTATTTCCTAGCTGACATTCCTCCACCACAGTTTTAGAACATGGAAAGTATCAAGGTATCTCGGAACCTCACAGCCTTTTTGTTAACTTTAGCAATCTGCCCATCGTGCTGCTACACGAGGCTTCATCCGGTATGGCTGGCGCTGGAGTTGGAGAACGGCCGTGTTTGTGACTATATTCAAGTAAGTTCTCTGAATCGTCATGAAGGACTTTAGGTATTCTTTTAGGAGCACATTGTTTCAACAAATGGAGGTATAAAATCTGAACACCCATATAAAAGTGATCTATGATACCTTTTTCTCAAGAACTGTTATCTATTTATGCAAAAGATTGGTCCAGCTATAGTTTTGTGTCCATGGATGatggtctgccaggcttctctggtggcacagtggtaaagattccacctgctgttgccggagatgtgggtttgatccttgggttgggaaaattcccctggaggaggaggaggcaacccattgcagtattcttgcctggaaaattccatggacagaaggagcctggagaggtatagtctgtagggtcgcaaagtgttagacatgactgagcaccttgtacaactgagcatgcatgcacatgaagGCCTGCCAGCTGGTATCAGAATAGATGCAGGGCTGCTAAATCAGAGGGATGCTGCAGaacttttctttacttttctgttgctttttggcATATTATAGCAATCTGAAACAGCTCACTGAAGGAGCCTACTGGAACCAGGGATTGACATAGTAGGCTCGTCTAAACTAACATGTATCACTTTAGTGAAAGTTAAAGTCAAGAAGGTAATTGGGATatgctttaaattttgttttcttcttccttcttagtACAGTGAACACTGGTCTCAACGTTTACCGAAATAAAAATGCCTTAAGCCATTTTGTCATTGCAGGAGGTAAGGCATTTTTgttcatatttcatatttcaatCTCAAATATGATTTAAGAAACATGTAAGGACTTATAAGTCATGGCTACT
It includes:
- the TIMMDC1 gene encoding complex I assembly factor TIMMDC1, mitochondrial, coding for MEARPPAPWSFLCRTLSPFPRVFAAEAVAADPKALVEDQELSSFVSEPQYPESGWDRLRELFVKDEQQRTSKELQDIYKAAASAGIIGWAYGGIPAFIHAKQRYIEQSQAEVYHNQLDAVQSAHRAATRGFIRYGWRWSWRTAVFVTIFNTVNTGLNVYRNKNALSHFVIAGAVTGSLFRINLGLRGLVAGSIIGALLGTPIGSLLMALQMYCGETVQERKQKDRKAFQELKLEERKARLQFTELLPEEIESNIQKDRSKDDAQKIEALLNLPRNPSSADKQDKD